One Nitrososphaerales archaeon DNA window includes the following coding sequences:
- a CDS encoding ABC transporter ATP-binding protein, giving the protein MAEPAVTVQNLVKRYGDTVAVDGVSFEVQRGEIFALLGPNGAGKTTTVEVLECIRPLTAGRVRVLGHDISDGSGVQALKSRMGVLPQDFRTLDRLTVRENLEFFAGMYRKHAEIDNLLELLEIKDKAKVRFGNLSGGLKQRVGVAAALVNDPELIFLDEPTTGLDPEVRRATWKVIEDLKAKGKTIILTTHYMEEAENLADRIGIMVKGKIAGLDTPSNLVKTYSGGKSVVFRNGGEATFGTLRRFFDTVSMEGSDVILPIEESRDIQVALTALMDRGLQVDMALKSGTIEDVFLKLSGFRMTETGEAK; this is encoded by the coding sequence ATGGCAGAGCCGGCCGTCACCGTACAGAACCTCGTGAAGCGTTACGGTGATACAGTTGCGGTGGACGGCGTATCCTTTGAGGTGCAGAGAGGGGAGATCTTCGCGCTGCTCGGCCCCAACGGCGCAGGGAAGACAACAACAGTCGAGGTACTGGAGTGCATCAGGCCCCTCACCGCGGGCAGGGTGAGAGTCCTCGGCCACGACATCTCTGACGGGAGCGGGGTGCAGGCGCTGAAGAGTCGGATGGGCGTCCTGCCGCAGGACTTTCGTACGCTCGACAGGCTGACGGTCAGGGAGAACCTGGAGTTCTTCGCTGGGATGTACAGAAAGCACGCCGAGATCGACAACCTCCTCGAACTCCTTGAGATCAAGGACAAGGCGAAGGTGAGGTTCGGGAACCTCTCGGGAGGCTTGAAGCAGAGGGTCGGCGTGGCCGCGGCTCTGGTCAACGACCCGGAGCTCATCTTCCTCGACGAACCCACGACAGGTCTCGACCCCGAAGTCAGGAGGGCGACTTGGAAGGTTATCGAGGACCTGAAGGCGAAGGGGAAGACCATAATCCTGACGACGCACTACATGGAGGAAGCAGAGAACCTCGCGGACAGAATCGGAATCATGGTAAAGGGGAAGATCGCAGGGCTCGACACTCCCTCCAACCTCGTCAAGACCTACAGCGGGGGCAAGTCCGTCGTCTTCAGGAACGGCGGCGAGGCGACCTTCGGCACGCTTCGCAGATTCTTCGACACAGTCTCCATGGAGGGCTCGGATGTCATCCTGCCCATAGAGGAGAGCAGAGACATCCAGGTCGCGCTCACCGCGCTGATGGACAGGGGTCTTCAGGTGGACATGGCGCTGAAGTCAGGGACGATTGAGGATGTCTTCCTCAAGCTGTCCGGTTTCAGGATGACGGAGACAGGCGAGGCCAAATGA
- a CDS encoding CBS domain-containing protein, giving the protein MEEEEPKVAEIMESKVLAVEMNTTAKECAKAMTKRGVGCAVVVQGKAAIGIVTERDLVGKVMADVLDASKTLVRDIMSTPLITVNPEATMTEAAKLMEEYGIRRLVVIGRDGGLTGIVTAIDLAKVLARKHGYEEAALNAIARAKEGPAGGPYQ; this is encoded by the coding sequence ATGGAAGAGGAAGAACCGAAGGTCGCCGAGATAATGGAGAGCAAAGTGCTCGCGGTCGAGATGAACACGACCGCGAAGGAATGCGCAAAGGCGATGACAAAGAGGGGTGTGGGCTGCGCAGTCGTAGTGCAAGGAAAGGCTGCTATCGGCATAGTCACCGAGCGTGACCTCGTGGGCAAGGTGATGGCGGACGTCTTGGACGCTTCGAAGACCTTAGTTAGGGACATAATGTCTACGCCCTTGATCACAGTCAACCCGGAAGCGACGATGACGGAGGCGGCCAAGTTGATGGAGGAGTACGGGATCAGGAGGCTAGTTGTAATTGGACGGGACGGTGGGTTGACAGGGATCGTCACCGCCATCGACCTAGCCAAGGTGCTCGCAAGGAAGCACGGCTACGAGGAGGCCGCGCTGAACGCGATAGCAAGGGCCAAGGAAGGACCCGCTGGCGGCCCGTATCAGTGA
- a CDS encoding Hsp20 family protein, translating to MSVDTESRKYHKELDLPGVVDPHGAKSTYNNGVLEVTLPLKSKGGSGVSLRVD from the coding sequence ATCTCGGTCGACACCGAGAGCAGGAAGTACCACAAGGAGTTGGACCTCCCCGGAGTCGTCGACCCGCACGGTGCGAAGTCAACCTACAACAACGGCGTGCTGGAGGTCACGCTGCCCCTGAAGTCGAAAGGCGGCAGCGGCGTCAGTCTCAGGGTCGACTAG
- a CDS encoding Hsp20/alpha crystallin family protein, which produces MSEDDENDDWRMKKRRGFPFGPWPFADIDEMMKEMERAFSEQFKELEKELPKNLVREKRLPDGSTSKEIGPIVYGYSVTLGPDGKPVVREFGNVRRGEGTPFKEIQDKREPLVDVVSSDKEVRVIAELPGVGKEDVRSQSTRSRS; this is translated from the coding sequence ATGTCAGAAGACGATGAGAACGACGACTGGCGCATGAAGAAGAGACGAGGCTTCCCATTCGGCCCGTGGCCGTTCGCGGACATTGACGAGATGATGAAGGAGATGGAGCGCGCCTTCTCTGAGCAGTTCAAGGAGCTCGAGAAGGAGCTCCCCAAGAACCTGGTCAGGGAGAAGAGGCTGCCCGACGGCAGCACGAGCAAGGAAATCGGTCCCATTGTATACGGCTACTCGGTGACCCTAGGACCTGACGGCAAGCCAGTCGTCAGGGAGTTCGGAAACGTGAGGAGGGGAGAGGGGACGCCCTTCAAGGAGATACAGGACAAGAGAGAACCCCTGGTCGACGTCGTCAGCTCCGACAAAGAAGTGAGGGTGATAGCGGAGCTTCCAGGGGTCGGGAAGGAGGACGTAAGGTCACAGTCAACGAGAAGTCGCTCGTAA
- a CDS encoding M48 family metalloprotease, with product MSASIYAKITILFAVLTALLMALGYVVGLYFGDPLTFMLLGLILAAVFNFISYYYSDSIVVKISRAKIIQESDSPALFRAVRNVTQKAGIPMPKVGVVDSPQPNAFATGRGPDKAVVCATSSILQALTPAELEAVIGHEIGHVVHRDVLMSSIAATMAGAISYIGTLAMWSVWFGGGNSRSRNGGSPIFLLIAAILIPLGASFVQLGISRNDEYTADEYGAKLTREPGALISALTKISNMVHVRSFTRPGAQNPSPATGSLWIVNPFRGGTMMELFSTHPSLPHRVERLKKVAREMNLYVP from the coding sequence ATGTCCGCTTCTATCTACGCGAAGATAACGATACTTTTCGCCGTCCTCACAGCTCTGCTGATGGCGCTTGGTTACGTAGTGGGGCTCTACTTCGGAGACCCGCTGACCTTCATGCTGCTAGGCCTGATCCTTGCGGCAGTCTTCAACTTCATCTCGTACTACTACAGCGACTCGATTGTGGTCAAGATAAGTAGGGCGAAGATTATCCAGGAGAGCGACAGCCCCGCCCTCTTCAGGGCGGTGAGAAACGTGACGCAGAAGGCGGGGATTCCGATGCCAAAGGTGGGGGTCGTCGACTCGCCGCAGCCTAACGCGTTCGCGACGGGTAGGGGCCCGGACAAGGCGGTTGTCTGCGCCACCTCAAGCATCCTCCAGGCGCTCACCCCAGCCGAGCTGGAGGCTGTGATCGGCCATGAGATCGGGCATGTGGTCCACAGAGACGTCCTGATGTCCAGCATAGCAGCGACCATGGCGGGCGCGATCTCCTACATCGGCACCCTCGCCATGTGGTCAGTCTGGTTCGGAGGAGGCAACAGTAGGAGCAGAAACGGCGGTTCCCCCATCTTCCTTCTCATAGCTGCAATCCTTATTCCGTTGGGAGCCTCGTTCGTCCAGCTCGGGATCAGCAGGAACGACGAATATACCGCAGATGAGTACGGGGCTAAGCTCACCAGGGAGCCAGGAGCGCTGATCAGCGCCCTCACCAAGATCTCGAACATGGTTCACGTGAGGTCGTTCACAAGGCCCGGCGCACAGAACCCGTCTCCGGCCACTGGTTCTCTTTGGATAGTGAATCCGTTCAGGGGGGGCACGATGATGGAGCTGTTCTCCACGCACCCCTCGCTGCCTCATAGGGTAGAGCGGCTCAAGAAGGTCGCGCGCGAAATGAACCTCTACGTCCCCTGA
- a CDS encoding hydroxymethylglutaryl-CoA reductase, degradative: MEGSSEIPGFYKMSPEERLNLVKKATGLSEEEAKSLANTGGLPMEVADRMIENVVGGITFPMGIAVNFRINDKDYLVPMALEEPSVVAAASNAAKMARVKGGFTVTNTGPVMIGQIQVVNVEDPNGAKMRVLSKREEILKKANEQDPLLVSLGGGAKDLAVKVVPSMKGQMVIAELIVNTGDAMGANAVNTMAEAVAPMIEEITGGRVFLRIISNLADRRLVRAAAVFDKEAIGGEEAADGIVYAYAFAEADPYRCATHNKGIMNGVIAVAIACGQDIRALEAGAHTYASRRGAYKPLTTWEKNTDGDLVGTLEMPMAVGLVGGASKTHPAARAAIKILGVKTATELAEVIGAVGLAQNFAALRALATEGIQRGHMRLHSRNIAVAAGATGKMVDLVADRMVQERKIRMDRAKEILAELQKGS; encoded by the coding sequence ATGGAAGGAAGCTCGGAGATCCCTGGATTCTACAAGATGTCCCCCGAGGAGAGGTTGAACCTCGTGAAGAAAGCGACAGGGCTGAGCGAGGAAGAGGCGAAGTCTTTGGCAAACACCGGAGGCCTGCCCATGGAAGTGGCTGACAGGATGATAGAGAACGTGGTGGGCGGAATCACATTCCCGATGGGTATCGCCGTGAACTTCAGGATAAACGACAAGGACTACCTTGTCCCGATGGCGCTTGAAGAGCCATCCGTCGTCGCTGCCGCGAGCAACGCAGCCAAGATGGCGAGGGTGAAGGGCGGGTTCACAGTCACCAACACGGGGCCTGTGATGATTGGCCAGATTCAGGTGGTCAACGTCGAGGACCCGAACGGAGCCAAGATGAGGGTGCTCAGTAAGAGGGAAGAGATACTGAAGAAGGCGAACGAACAGGACCCGCTCCTCGTCTCGCTGGGCGGAGGTGCCAAGGACCTTGCGGTCAAGGTTGTGCCGTCGATGAAGGGACAGATGGTCATAGCCGAGCTGATAGTGAACACCGGAGACGCGATGGGCGCCAACGCCGTCAACACTATGGCAGAGGCAGTCGCGCCGATGATTGAGGAGATCACGGGCGGCAGGGTCTTCCTGAGGATAATCTCGAACCTCGCTGACAGGAGGTTGGTGAGGGCCGCAGCCGTCTTCGACAAGGAGGCCATAGGTGGAGAGGAGGCTGCGGACGGAATAGTCTACGCGTACGCGTTCGCCGAGGCAGACCCCTACAGGTGCGCCACGCACAACAAGGGGATAATGAACGGGGTCATCGCAGTCGCGATAGCGTGCGGCCAGGACATCAGGGCCCTCGAGGCCGGCGCCCACACCTACGCATCGAGAAGGGGCGCATACAAACCCCTCACGACGTGGGAGAAGAACACAGACGGAGACCTGGTAGGAACGCTCGAGATGCCGATGGCCGTGGGCCTCGTCGGAGGGGCGTCGAAGACACATCCAGCTGCAAGGGCCGCAATCAAAATCCTTGGCGTGAAGACTGCTACCGAGCTGGCTGAAGTGATTGGCGCGGTCGGGCTCGCGCAGAACTTCGCCGCTCTAAGAGCGCTTGCAACAGAGGGGATACAGCGCGGACACATGCGACTTCACAGCAGGAATATTGCCGTGGCCGCCGGGGCTACGGGCAAGATGGTTGACCTTGTGGCAGATAGGATGGTGCAGGAGAGAAAGATCAGGATGGACAGGGCCAAAGAAATTCTCGCCGAGCTGCAGAAGGGCAGCTAG
- a CDS encoding sulfite oxidase-like oxidoreductase produces the protein MTAEAQLPPGQVWGKKFVIYAALGIPRVAAGDWKLKVDGMVRQPLEYTYAQLTSGELFHYTRSFHCVTSWSIKDVEWDGVQIRKLVEPAGVDPEARWVMFHCVDGYTAPVPAEDALHEDSIVALRLNGKQLSAEQGFPVRPFMPHLYAWKSAKWLNRIEFVRDYSDGYWEMFGYHERANAWEEERFKGHVGKHSKKTAYGTA, from the coding sequence ATGACGGCAGAGGCACAGCTCCCCCCAGGGCAGGTGTGGGGAAAAAAGTTCGTCATCTACGCCGCCCTCGGGATACCGAGGGTCGCAGCTGGCGACTGGAAGCTCAAGGTGGACGGAATGGTGAGGCAGCCGCTGGAGTACACCTACGCCCAACTGACATCAGGCGAGCTCTTCCACTACACCAGGTCGTTCCACTGCGTTACCTCTTGGTCAATCAAAGACGTCGAATGGGACGGAGTCCAAATCCGGAAGCTGGTCGAACCTGCGGGCGTCGACCCAGAGGCCAGGTGGGTGATGTTCCACTGCGTCGACGGCTACACCGCGCCGGTCCCGGCGGAAGACGCCCTGCACGAGGACTCGATAGTGGCGCTCAGGCTGAACGGGAAGCAGCTCAGCGCCGAACAAGGCTTCCCCGTCCGACCGTTCATGCCCCACCTGTACGCGTGGAAGAGCGCGAAGTGGCTGAACAGGATCGAGTTCGTCCGGGACTACTCTGACGGCTACTGGGAGATGTTCGGATATCACGAGAGGGCGAACGCATGGGAGGAGGAGCGCTTCAAAGGCCACGTGGGCAAGCACTCAAAGAAGACTGCCTACGGGACTGCCTAG
- the cysS gene encoding cysteine--tRNA ligase, whose translation MKRGRVSMFVCGPTVQSLMHLGHARTYIFYDVVARYLAWLGYDVEYLMNITDVDERITQEAKKSGTSPGELAGRFSKLFLEDMAALNITSVRRFEPVSSHVDEMIEQVETLLKKGHAYIVGGWVYFDASTFPSFGKLSHQSKKELSLRPLELSLQKRNLLDFALWRPETLVEGMWKSPWGIGSPGWHIQDTALTISLLGPRYDIHGGAYELIYPHHEAEIAQAESLTGQTPVVKYWIHTRLVNMRGEKMSKSLGNVFAARDALKHYSADELRLFFLSTHYRTDMDLDGLEKAVARFRRLRETARSLAPSTGVKEVKGAILPASFISAMNDDFDTLGAIDAIETFLRRAATKHHPRERATDLASAVTAMNLLGVDLNG comes from the coding sequence TTGAAGCGGGGTCGTGTCAGCATGTTCGTCTGCGGACCGACGGTCCAGTCGTTGATGCACCTGGGCCACGCAAGAACCTACATCTTCTATGACGTTGTGGCGAGGTACCTGGCTTGGCTTGGATACGACGTCGAATACCTGATGAACATCACGGACGTTGACGAGCGGATTACCCAGGAAGCCAAGAAGTCCGGAACCAGCCCAGGCGAGCTTGCGGGTCGCTTCTCCAAGCTCTTCCTCGAGGACATGGCTGCGCTCAACATCACGTCCGTAAGGCGGTTCGAGCCCGTCTCAAGTCATGTGGACGAGATGATCGAGCAGGTCGAAACCCTGCTGAAGAAAGGCCACGCATACATCGTCGGCGGCTGGGTCTACTTCGACGCCTCGACATTCCCCTCGTTCGGGAAGCTCTCGCACCAGTCAAAGAAGGAGCTGTCCCTGAGGCCGCTCGAGCTGTCGCTGCAGAAGAGGAACCTGCTCGACTTCGCGCTCTGGCGTCCAGAGACGCTGGTGGAGGGTATGTGGAAGAGCCCTTGGGGCATCGGGTCGCCAGGGTGGCACATCCAGGATACGGCCCTGACGATCTCACTCTTGGGCCCTCGGTATGACATCCACGGGGGCGCTTACGAGCTGATCTATCCGCACCACGAGGCCGAGATTGCTCAGGCTGAATCGCTGACAGGTCAGACGCCGGTGGTGAAGTACTGGATCCACACTCGCTTGGTAAACATGAGAGGCGAGAAGATGTCGAAATCCTTAGGAAACGTCTTCGCAGCAAGGGATGCCCTAAAGCACTACTCGGCAGACGAGCTGAGGTTGTTCTTCCTCTCCACTCACTACAGGACGGACATGGACCTTGACGGGTTGGAGAAGGCCGTTGCGCGGTTCAGGAGGCTCAGGGAGACAGCAAGGAGCCTAGCGCCGTCGACCGGGGTGAAGGAAGTCAAGGGAGCGATACTGCCTGCGTCCTTCATTTCGGCCATGAACGACGACTTCGACACCCTGGGGGCTATCGATGCCATCGAGACCTTTCTCAGGCGGGCTGCCACGAAGCATCATCCTCGCGAGCGGGCCACTGACTTGGCCTCTGCTGTCACAGCCATGAACTTACTCGGGGTCGACCTGAATGGCTGA
- a CDS encoding aminopeptidase: MAPQSSLDRLYGRVARKVLTETVHVKKGETVTVEAWNNGLGFARHVLAEARAMGCTAILLLEDEKAYVEGVKRAPKDALGIMGRHELGLLAATDAYIFVPGPPLWAFSKTLKPEELADSTRYNSSWYEAAEKAKLRGARMTFGYAGPDMARIVGKSVDKIVTAQLKAALVDFGDISEAAARLVPHLGDGTQGSLESPGTNVRFVFKGELGVEDGVVDANDVTGGNGMTYVPPGLVSKQVEPTSAAGTVKISASLTRYGVVDGAMLTFSGGVLTSWEGKDKDKLGAFLKPLPPEKRRLTSLNVGLNPAMRYGFGRDAFVRGAITIGGFGFTAAIRRGNLASDGKMLITEGKLN; this comes from the coding sequence ATGGCACCTCAAAGTTCGCTCGACCGGCTCTACGGACGTGTGGCCCGCAAAGTGCTCACAGAGACCGTGCATGTGAAGAAGGGGGAGACGGTCACGGTTGAAGCGTGGAACAACGGTTTGGGCTTCGCAAGGCACGTCCTGGCGGAGGCAAGGGCGATGGGCTGCACTGCCATCCTTCTCCTGGAGGATGAGAAGGCGTACGTCGAAGGAGTGAAGAGAGCCCCGAAAGACGCTTTGGGAATCATGGGGAGGCACGAACTCGGCCTTCTCGCTGCGACGGACGCGTACATCTTCGTGCCAGGCCCTCCGCTCTGGGCCTTCTCCAAGACGCTGAAGCCCGAGGAGCTCGCGGACTCGACGAGGTACAACTCGTCTTGGTACGAAGCTGCTGAGAAGGCGAAGTTGAGAGGCGCCCGTATGACATTCGGTTACGCCGGGCCCGACATGGCAAGGATTGTCGGGAAGAGCGTGGACAAGATCGTCACAGCCCAGTTGAAGGCTGCATTGGTGGACTTCGGCGACATCTCCGAGGCCGCGGCCAGGCTGGTGCCGCATCTTGGGGACGGTACACAGGGCAGCCTGGAGTCGCCTGGGACCAATGTACGATTCGTGTTCAAGGGAGAGCTCGGCGTGGAAGACGGAGTAGTGGATGCGAACGACGTGACCGGCGGGAACGGCATGACGTACGTGCCGCCCGGCCTCGTGTCCAAACAGGTCGAGCCGACCTCCGCCGCTGGGACAGTGAAGATATCGGCGTCCCTCACGAGGTACGGCGTTGTCGACGGCGCGATGCTGACGTTCAGCGGGGGCGTCTTGACCAGCTGGGAGGGCAAGGACAAGGACAAGCTCGGCGCGTTCCTGAAGCCGCTTCCCCCGGAGAAGAGGAGGCTCACTTCGCTGAACGTGGGGCTCAACCCGGCCATGAGGTATGGGTTCGGCCGTGACGCATTTGTCAGAGGTGCGATCACCATCGGCGGCTTCGGGTTCACTGCCGCAATCAGGAGAGGGAACCTAGCGTCGGACGGGAAGATGCTGATTACTGAAGGCAAACTGAATTAG
- a CDS encoding DUF929 domain-containing protein, giving the protein MRARIKKRERNRRLLIVSALVAVIAVVIVGAYALSTLQTPGSNLQQFVGTPVSSTVYHAMYAAAQTSYGNSNSSLLSQPKSFSGQPFTAGGKPIVVYIGADYCPYCAFQRWAIIVALMRFGNFTDLHYMVSAPSPEVFPNSPTFTFYQSTYSSKYIVFQGYEQQDGNGTPLQTVPNNYTAVFSQFGSSYPFLDIGNKYIVSDAFEYPTLLGGKNWTQIAQLLGGSNQLSNEVIDSANMITAAICKLTGGTPISVCGNSNISAMTVGLVAYRQPSSTSLATGTTSAIPNTWARVQYGQMAWRTNSSVKMRYPANTAPTAHNGINA; this is encoded by the coding sequence ATGCGGGCTAGGATAAAGAAGCGCGAGCGCAACAGGAGGCTGCTGATTGTCTCGGCGCTTGTGGCCGTTATCGCCGTTGTGATTGTCGGGGCCTACGCCCTCTCGACTCTTCAGACTCCTGGGTCGAATCTCCAACAGTTCGTCGGTACTCCCGTCTCCTCGACAGTGTACCATGCAATGTACGCGGCCGCTCAGACCTCCTATGGCAACTCCAACTCCTCGCTTCTCTCGCAGCCGAAGTCGTTCTCAGGCCAGCCCTTCACCGCCGGCGGTAAGCCTATTGTCGTCTACATTGGGGCGGATTATTGCCCATACTGCGCCTTCCAACGCTGGGCGATAATCGTCGCGCTGATGCGATTCGGGAACTTCACCGACCTCCACTATATGGTGTCTGCGCCCAGTCCCGAAGTCTTTCCGAACTCGCCCACCTTCACCTTCTACCAGTCGACGTACTCCAGCAAGTACATCGTCTTCCAGGGTTACGAGCAGCAAGACGGGAATGGGACCCCGCTTCAGACAGTCCCGAACAACTACACAGCCGTCTTCTCGCAGTTCGGCTCTTCGTACCCTTTCCTTGACATCGGCAACAAGTACATCGTCAGCGACGCCTTCGAGTACCCCACTCTGCTCGGCGGGAAGAATTGGACTCAGATTGCACAGCTGCTCGGGGGTAGCAACCAATTGTCCAACGAGGTGATAGACTCGGCCAACATGATAACGGCGGCCATCTGCAAGCTCACCGGCGGCACCCCCATCTCGGTCTGCGGCAACTCGAACATCTCCGCGATGACAGTCGGACTCGTCGCGTACCGTCAGCCTTCGAGCACGAGTTTGGCCACGGGCACGACGAGCGCTATCCCCAACACATGGGCGAGGGTGCAGTATGGACAGATGGCGTGGAGGACGAACAGCTCTGTGAAGATGAGGTATCCAGCGAACACCGCCCCGACTGCCCACAACGGTATCAACGCGTAG
- a CDS encoding DedA family protein, whose translation MSKSRRTVLPLNKYLLVIALFAFCLSLIELSEAVELPFETWVLGTSSSSIFSSASLIALMRDLGYVSLFALMTLESASLPIPSEVVLPFAGYLVYLGVMNFELALAVSVAAGLVGALIDYYIALLLGRAVVDRFLLKFGIRSEALQRAEKWFGGRGAWTVLVARFVPLLRSIISFPAGLFRMRLSTFAMMTIIGCFGWSAVLIYAGYAAGQLWNQVIGSSSALLTTAIVLAVALASAFYMVYFAYFMRWKQAG comes from the coding sequence GTGAGCAAGTCCCGAAGAACCGTCTTGCCTCTTAACAAATACCTCCTTGTCATCGCCCTGTTCGCGTTCTGCCTGAGCCTGATAGAACTGTCAGAGGCGGTTGAGCTGCCGTTCGAGACCTGGGTCCTGGGAACGTCGTCTTCCTCGATATTCTCTTCAGCGTCTCTAATCGCATTGATGAGGGACCTCGGGTACGTCAGTCTCTTCGCCCTGATGACTCTCGAGAGCGCCTCGCTCCCGATTCCGAGCGAGGTCGTCCTGCCCTTCGCGGGATACCTCGTCTACCTCGGGGTGATGAACTTCGAGCTCGCTCTGGCAGTGAGCGTAGCTGCGGGCCTGGTCGGTGCTTTGATTGACTACTACATCGCACTCCTGTTGGGGAGGGCAGTCGTCGACAGGTTCCTCCTGAAGTTCGGCATCCGCTCCGAGGCGCTCCAGAGGGCTGAGAAGTGGTTCGGAGGGCGTGGCGCGTGGACCGTCCTTGTTGCGCGATTCGTCCCGCTTCTCAGGTCGATCATCTCCTTCCCTGCCGGACTCTTCAGGATGAGGCTGTCGACGTTTGCGATGATGACGATCATAGGGTGCTTTGGGTGGTCGGCCGTCCTGATCTATGCTGGATATGCGGCAGGCCAGCTCTGGAATCAGGTGATTGGCTCGTCGTCGGCGCTCCTTACGACAGCGATCGTTCTGGCTGTGGCCCTAGCCTCCGCGTTCTACATGGTCTACTTCGCGTACTTCATGAGATGGAAACAGGCGGGATAG
- a CDS encoding tyrosine-type recombinase/integrase, with protein sequence MNRSEDEVYNYQYSLANAEKLLCESSVISTQDKELIRNFVQHLRAHGVSTGRLAKYLFHLKKAMEHLGAQTKDAKREHIEGLVVWLQRDSGYTAHTISDYIFAIKRFFKFVRYGNIDKETPYPEEVRWLKTAIKPNERKEPQFLTSQEVESMIRSATSPRDKAMLSVGFEAGLRATELLTLNVGSVSFDDRGVRLHVERGKTGSRVVRLISSVKLLSQHLETHPFRNDPDAPLWLTESTNYMNRRLSWVRWNRRLKQIAKEVGIKKRVFNHMLRHGSATRNAKFLTDSELKVMYGWSMSSKMPAVYVHLSGKDLDDKLTALYSGTKIEQPKPEFAPVICPRCSEKASPGMLYCPKCASPLDPKERSRATIEDESVRSEVKELRKIVERYLAGPQAS encoded by the coding sequence ATGAACAGGTCAGAGGACGAAGTATACAACTACCAGTACAGCCTCGCTAATGCCGAGAAGCTTCTGTGCGAATCGAGCGTAATCTCGACCCAGGATAAGGAACTAATCAGGAACTTCGTCCAGCATCTTAGAGCGCATGGTGTATCGACTGGCAGGCTAGCCAAGTACCTCTTCCATCTCAAGAAGGCGATGGAGCACCTTGGAGCGCAGACCAAGGACGCAAAACGAGAGCATATTGAGGGGCTAGTCGTATGGTTGCAGCGCGATTCAGGCTATACCGCCCACACAATCTCCGATTACATATTCGCCATCAAGAGGTTCTTCAAGTTCGTTCGGTACGGCAACATAGACAAAGAGACACCATACCCAGAGGAGGTAAGGTGGCTCAAGACCGCGATCAAGCCCAACGAGAGGAAGGAGCCTCAATTCCTGACCAGCCAGGAGGTCGAATCGATGATAAGGTCAGCGACAAGTCCGAGGGACAAGGCGATGCTATCGGTCGGGTTCGAGGCCGGGTTGAGGGCTACCGAGCTGTTGACACTCAACGTCGGAAGCGTCTCATTCGACGACAGAGGAGTAAGGCTCCACGTGGAGAGAGGGAAGACGGGCTCAAGAGTGGTAAGGCTGATTAGCTCCGTGAAGCTGTTATCTCAACACTTGGAGACCCACCCCTTCAGGAACGACCCCGACGCACCGCTCTGGCTGACGGAGAGCACCAACTACATGAACCGCCGCCTAAGCTGGGTCAGGTGGAATAGGAGGCTCAAGCAGATAGCGAAGGAGGTGGGGATCAAGAAGAGAGTCTTCAACCACATGCTGAGGCACGGCTCGGCCACGAGGAACGCCAAGTTCCTCACCGACTCGGAGCTGAAGGTGATGTACGGATGGTCGATGAGCAGCAAGATGCCAGCGGTGTACGTCCATCTCTCCGGGAAGGACTTGGACGACAAGCTCACGGCCCTGTACTCGGGGACGAAGATTGAGCAGCCAAAGCCGGAGTTTGCCCCCGTAATCTGTCCCAGATGCTCCGAGAAGGCATCCCCCGGGATGCTCTACTGCCCAAAATGTGCCAGCCCCCTCGACCCGAAGGAGAGGAGCAGGGCAACGATTGAGGACGAGAGCGTGAGGAGCGAGGTCAAAGAACTCAGGAAGATTGTCGAGAGGTACCTAGCAGGCCCTCAAGCTTCCTGA
- a CDS encoding tRNA-binding protein, which produces MSISIDEFGKLEMKVGKIVSVEDIPQARKPMYKLVIDFGDGVTKQCVGGIKQFYTKEQLLGRRVVAVVNLQPKSVAGVISECMMLAAFNDSEVSLLSPDKEVPLGTKVG; this is translated from the coding sequence ATGTCGATCAGCATCGATGAATTCGGGAAGTTGGAGATGAAGGTGGGGAAGATAGTGTCCGTTGAGGACATCCCGCAAGCGAGGAAGCCGATGTACAAGCTAGTCATCGACTTCGGGGACGGGGTGACCAAACAGTGCGTCGGCGGCATAAAGCAGTTCTACACGAAGGAGCAGCTGCTGGGCCGGCGCGTCGTCGCCGTCGTCAACCTCCAGCCGAAGTCTGTTGCAGGGGTGATCTCGGAGTGTATGATGCTTGCAGCGTTCAACGACAGCGAGGTCTCCCTCCTGTCCCCTGACAAGGAGGTGCCACTCGGCACCAAGGTTGGCTGA